attgtcaaaaagtgcagcgctccctcgtcagcgatgggtacagggcaactgcaccgatgctggagtcccacctgggatgcatgtggtggcagtcaacatccacgtgcgctgcaaagaccctttcgtgcgtttgttagaagccacggatcgctcgggctagccactacaaagactctttcctgcggttgttagaagccatcgctcgacgcttcagtatggaggtgtatcgcaaagtaaaagaaaataaagcgtagttttctgacccttgtatgtgtgctttccggcattcctgtgtgcttacacggtaagcgcgcggcaaaccacttatgcgctagccgacgctcacttcgtcttgtagcgggatgcgcgcgctactcgcagcttttctttagcgcgagcaacgagcgatctgttaaaagcccagtgtgaaaaccaggcgcacaccaatctctgctcggaaatgggagcgcaagcacgtagcgagccccaccaatccaatctagagcaaaggagaaacgagcgatctgttggaaacccagtgagaaaagcaagcgcacaccaatcggtgctcggaaatgctagagcaagcgcgtatcgagccgtgccaatcgaatccggaaagaagaggggggcgagcgtctcctcgtggcataaggcgaaacgtatttaaatacaaattagtctaatacacattccgtgtacatagtggaaacattaaaatgcttacaacccacgttaatgtgactaatattattgtactaaatgaatttattttataacttgcttgtgcctgtaatgcactcggtggaacgacaaacaagtgaaagaaggcacgaccatacACCGACCGTAtaatcacgtgagccccagtttgtcgaccgcccatatggcaacgcccaagggataatagccacccagagtgaatctagattaaccaatgaaactggaggcgtgccgatggacaaacttcgtcttgttatcatttgttctttgatcttggggcgtcgccagagctcgtgaagatcccgagtttcgccaaactcggggcatcctgcatagcaccccagggccggtattttgtagcgatgcattatgctttattctatactagtcttatcatcgaccgctcacggccggctaatcccattgataacgtgagcggaccgtcgctctgaccactgaccaagcgcgagaAGCGCCAAAAGGCATtatcatcggaaaggcatcgctacaaaataccggcccaggaggcatacgtgaatatcgtgGCAAATATctaggattccacagctaccttggttctccacaagagcagtagaaagttacctatcaagaaagggattaggcaagtagacacaatctctccagtgctattcactgcatcattagaagtattcaagctcttcgaatgggaaggcttaggagtgaggatcaacggcgaatatttcagcaaccttctgtttgcagatgacgttgtactattcaacaacaatggggacgaattagaacaaatgattgaggaccttaaccgaggaagtgtaagagtagggttaaATATTATTGTGCAAatgacaaagataacgttcaatagcctggcaagggaacaagaattcaggatcgccagtcagcctctatagtctgtaaaggagtgcgtttatctaggtcaattactcacaggggatcctgatcacgagaacgaaatttatagaagaataaaatttagttggagtgcgtacggcaggcattaccaaatcctgactgggagcttaccactgtcgttgaaaagaaaagtgtacaatcatttcatcctaccggtgctaagatatggggccgaaacttggagtttcacaaagaatctcgagaacaagttaaggaccgcacaaagagctattgaacaagaaatgttaggcctaacgctaagagacaggaagagagcgctgtggatcatagagcaaacgcgggtagccgatattctatagttgacattaagaggaaaaaatggagctggggtgctatgcaggatgcgccgactTTGgggaaactcgggatcttcacgagctctggcgacgccccaagatgaaagaactaatggtaacaagacaaagtttgtccgtcggcacgcctccagtttcattggtttatctagattcactctgggtggctatcatctcttgggcgttgccatatgggcggtcgacaaactggggctcacgtgatcatacggtcggtgcatggtcatACCTTtattcacttgtttgtcgttccaccgagtgtattataggcacaagcatgttataaaataaatgtatttagtacgataatattagtcacattaatgtgggttataagcattttaaagtttacaagatgtgcactgaatgtgtattagactaatttgccgtttaatgCGTTTCGCGTTACACCACGAGGGGaagctcgccctcctctttcttcctctggattggattggcgtggctcgctacgtgcttgcgctagcatttctgagcacagatcggtgtgcgctggttttcgcactaggctttcaagagatcgctcgttgctccttctccttcctctggattgaattggtgcggctcgctacctgcttgcgctcccatttccgagcccagattggtgtgcgcctggttttcacattgcgctttcaacagatctctcgttgctcgcgctaaagtaaggctgcgagacgaaagAGCGTCTGCTAGCGCAGTAGTGGTTTGCCACGCACTAACtgtgtaagcactcacgaatgccggaaagcactcatacaagggtcagaaaactacgctttattttcttttactttgtgatgcaccttcagacGGGCTAGCGCCGAGAGATGGCTTCTAACAACTGCTtgaaagagtctttgtactgggtagcccgagggatccgtggcttctaacaaacgcaacaAATTATCTTCGCAGCGTACGTGCCGGTTAATTGATTACCACGacatctatgccaggaatgacACCAAtagcggtgcagttaccctgtcacCAACACTGACGAGGTGGCCATTCACTTTTTGAGaataaatttcaatttttttgcgttttaacgctcgtgatggggcccacaaactTGACGcagtggttgactgtctcccagtgcagattgaggctcgcctcgttagcatctactaaatttggaatacagttaTATGCGACCCATGTGTTACCGCGAATAACggcccccggttgaacattggctgcaataatagcttcgtctcgtcggtcgaccttgaaaagtcgcagcactcctgtggtagcgcagaccatgccgaagatcCATGGTGCACGTTCgtttaacatcgccgtaattttggcggctcggtggaacgttgtcgcccttcatcaggcggcctcggttgtactttcgcttgccgcgaagaaggcactcgtgaaattgcactatcttcccggggcccccgagtggaggtcgcgccagcagctcatcCATCATGACCTCATGGTCGTAGTTCTTTCAGTCGGCGATGGCACGCTTCGATAAAGGACACAAGTCGCTGGTCATCTCATTCAACAGCCACACATCTACactattgctcacgcagtacgtcagtacgtgagccaaatcacttgccgcctaaagaggtggacgttcggacggccgaggcggtccgtgttggcgaagtaacttccctcgcctctctgcccgtacagtgcagcggtaccgtgtaactgcaaagaCTGCTTTCGTCACCTGTTGCACCGTAAGGCCACCTGGCGTCCATTCTGATACTTCCTGTACAATGTTACCACTATAATGggaccaaccaaccacaggttggctggtccggttggaaccctaggtgcttgcaggtgccccagtactccaatgacgccgccggacctggcctggcgctggtACAAGGTGGACGcacggcgcttgaagccggagagagccgaagctaGCGATCGCATGAACTCTTCCTCTGCAacctagtcacaccaatctgtgctccgaaagcataatttgcccgccacgctgtctccgcagacgagagctttcgcctacctcgctacacagccagcgcactgacgtattggaaaggcgaaaatgacgttgaaactctacattggtcatgtaggtgaacgggtccagatggtctattgacgcttgctgtcgctggatgcgatgacacaggctgctgctgccgctgccatgttcccgggttcaactcggggagggtttcgcgatgtacgagttgggcacgagttcgcctgtcaattaaaaccttaggtcacgccccacgcgaggcatgtaactcttgtgcgcgcccccaccacagttgagccacgcccaacttattgttcggcaacagcgacgcggtgctgagcagagaggcattaacaatcttgaccgccgagataaaacacgcacaatgcactgtcatcggtgatgtactgagcgccgACTATCGCTGGCTTACACATACGCGTATATCTCCTCGGGCTgggatggccccacaacatggtttcattgcctgcactgtggcggcgtagcacacagcaaataattatcggcacgtcactatagctacttgcaaggtgttgatgcgccgtggtggacgacgatgctgaggagtgcgtagtgttttccaacgacaacgtatcgcagctgtcatttgagatgactgatgACGGCTATATGTATCGGAGCGGTAGTGTcgctaacacggtcagcgtcgggcatcgcccgcttttctagacccattagGATGGCATTTCTTCATTATAAGAACGGCACACtcaacagttgcaacaccttcctgcgttcgaggTCTCATTTCATCACTGCACACTAGAaccctcacctgccaaaatgcgactgtggcggtgtcgttacgatatccatctatGATCGCTGTTAACTCCAGCacaaacaatcggcaagcactttggagtgcacaacacactcaaaatactgcgtatacgcgcacagaggcaccttcactgggcaagcgatgaaaaTCAATTAATTGTTACGCTGGGCAGCTcgctcttcttcacaatgcatcacggaggGTTCGCGCACGGAAATAAACAtggtaccgtacagccattttgtagctacagccgttgctcccctctctatggctagagtctcgtttttcgttggtaaagcggcggccttagtagcctcagtgaagcgcctgcggtgaacagcgatgtcgcggcgatgcccttcccctaatagacagggaatggtcagATCATTATCATGATTGACTTAATCGAGAacagcactgcagcgcccctggcgacttgtcACCGTATGAACTGCCTCgcgcgtgcgaccctctagaatgtatccgcttgtaagttGTCGCCTCACGGTCaccactcacggcaaaaaagtgcaaaatctaataattcgctcTATCTTCATTTttcatcagaaatttatagcattcaaaacaaaaaaaaacgatactttaagaaataaattgttcgttattttatttgttgtattttaaagtattccattgaaggaaagtgtagatgcaggaatgcaccgcatgtgccttttcgcattcgacggaggatagaaagataatgcccgaaagaggaggcacgcccttgacgcgcccgagaaaggcgtggcaagcggctcacggcaagtgtgcagatagacagcgggacagtgactgCATTGAtcaattgcgataatacgttgataacaatacgcggcgctggcgcgtttcgttgcgcagtcttctgtgcttgaaacgccgcgcaggttgcgctcatgttgtcatacgcggctctatctcgacatttcttttggcccgttcttcttgcgctttccttgctatctccgttcactgactgccatccaGCAAACTCGAGTAaacctcgtgcgaacgagaaactcggcgcatcctgcatagcacccctgggcaggccatgtaatgtgtaggatggacaaccggtggaccattagagttagaatggatagcaagaaaatggaagcgcagtcgaagacggcagaaaactaggcgggctgatgaagttagaaagtttgcaggcgcaagttggaatgagctaacgcaagacagtggtaattggagatcgcagagagaggccttcgtcctgcagtggacataaatataggctgatgatgatgatgatgatgatgatgatgatgattgatgatgattgaTTCGAACGAAATCTGAGGATGATACCAGTTGCAATTTGATAGGCATGTGTTCCCGAAGTCTGCTGCGATAGCATTGGTGTTGTAGCTATTTTTTCAAATACAATTAATACAACTGCGCTTTGTTAAAAGAGCAAGTAGGACACGGAATTTTTACCGCATGTTTGACGGCGCTGATCTCAAAACTGGCGATAGTTTCGAAATTCGTTACAAGTGAATGTACGTTGCGAACGTACTGGTTTCATTTCGTACATTCCAATACGTGCGCAACAGTAATTAGGAACAAAGTCGATTAGGAAAGTTTTGTTATttgtcaattatgcattttgatttctagtGCAAGAAATGACGATCTCTGCGAACAATCCTGCTCAATAAGTAGATTTGTGCTTATGccctttttaaaaattctgttcaTGTAAAAATATTGCACCAACTACATGCACAGCTATCACTTTCACTCCCGTTGCACATGTGGCAATGAATAGTCAATATTTTCCGTCTGGTTCCGTCAAGGGTATCGCAAAGTGTTTAAGGAGTCACTCACGATCGCCTGCAACTGGTGGAAAGTATCCCACGAAGCAGGTCGTGCCGTCAGTGTACAATTCCCTAGCCTGCTCAAGGTTCTGGGTGTCTGcaaagaaaggaaataaaatataataataataataataataataataataataataataataataataataataataataataataataataataatggggtGGAGGGCGCAAGTCACCGTTATCACTGTCAAATACCGCAATCCAGGCATCAAAATTCAGATTATACGCTGTTTCAGTACCGTGCAGCGGAGTCAAGGATATACGCCACCCACGATCACACATTCTTGCGCAGCGAGCTGTAGTGCCACAGTTCGAAACCCACTGAACGAGTAAATGGCCTTGACAAGTGGTCTTGTCGGCAGGTGTTTACTTACAAGCTTCTCTGCAGGTCGCGGGGTGGTTTATTGCGCGATTTTACTTCGCTCTTTATTTAAATATTTACTGAGCCTCTAGGATACTGAAAATGGAGTTCTCCACTTGTTCGATTGCAAACGtgcttagagaaaaaaaattgttcagcGCTGTCATGCAGACATTAATTTGCAATTGAAAAGTACAAACACTTCATTGATTTGACAGTGGTTAAATTGATATGTGTAGCTGGCACAGCCCCAACACCGGGGAGGTAGTCCTCCTGGGTAAGGCTTCGCCATCTGCAAAAATGGAGTCCGCAGACTTAATTGTGTGGTGTTGTTCCAAGCAGCTCTTTTACGGGAAAGGAACGAATAAAGTGGCGTTGAACATGCTTGGAACTGTGCGGGAGTGCAGTAAACGAGCACGAATTTTAATTAAGAGAACGGCTACACTTGTGAATGTCAGCGAGTGCACAATGTGCAAGTGGATTTTAGAAGAGCTAGCtatcaagagatggcgccacaatcCCGTGCGAGACGGTGGCCGAGTGCTCCTACTGAACCCTCCGCTTCCGCCATCTCTGCAACCCTCCTTCCCCTCTGTATGTCAGAATATCTTGGAATTATTTAGCCTTTTTATCGTCACAGCGATTACGGGACGAATTTTCTACCGCTGCTATCACAACAGCTGATGTCGCTGCTCAGTTGCAGCCTTAATATTGCGATgtcaattatatggaccctctaGACGAATTTCTGCCATcactgtcgccgtcgtcgtcgccatgaggttccctataaagtccacgggcgataaaatcgtcgccgcgcgccatacgctgtgtgtgcgagtgaaagcatgcgacggtgagccggcacaagggcgggaagcgggaaggaagcgcgcagtcttccagtcacgcacaacgaTCCGGAGGGAGGGTGCGAGATAGGGTCCGCTGATCGCATTTCAATAAAGAGCGCTAATGCTGTAGTACCAGCAGTACACTATCATTTAGTGTGTGATGCTATCACTGCTGTAGGCTTGGAAGCTAACACTGTTAAgagaaaagtgaaaaaaaaaaacaagttattTTCTGCAGAGTTATAGGTTTCAGATAACGAAAAACCTCTTCACCGCTTGTATTAACTGCGGTCCTTTCTGATAATAGCGCAAGCATTTATGCTCGTAAACCTACGCGTAGTGAAATTAACGAAACTTACCATCGCATGATGACAGGTAAAAGATGGCAGGACTAGTACCATTCATCAAGTTGTAAAAACACTTTGTCCTGTAATATAACAACAGAAAACAAAGCATTTTTTGAACAATCGACTTGTGGGCTCGAAGAGGTCATTCGTGACGTCCACCATGATTGAGGGACTGGTTCGGCAACAAACGCACCATCAAAAGCCGCTAAGATCAACGTCGGTCATGTATGTATCTTTCGCATGCACTTTATTGTAGTGGCAACATTACCAAGAGATCGTTACATGAGGCTCTCGGGCCCCGCTAGTTCGCTATGAACACGATGAACTTTGTTGGCAGGGAAGCTGTAACAAATCAAATAACGGAGGAAGTTAAGTGATGGCGATGGAGCTAACTCGCTCAAAATATGGTGAAAGCTACATCTGGTTCTCAAACGCATCGTTTCCTCATGTCACTTCGACGCTTACTGCGAACTCTGGGTGCAACTACGGCGTAACCTTCGGCGAGTTGTTTCTGTATTACGGTAAAGCAGAGCGTAGTAACGTAGACAATAGACGGGGAAGTTCAACGCACGCATCTTTTTTATAAGCTTGATATGGTCGTCAGCGTTTCCCCGTGTCCTCTGCAAAAATTACTTCTAGCTGTTTCACAATGAGACGGTTGGCTCCTACACCACACGTGTCCTGCGGAGCGTCACTGCTAACATTTCGTTACATTTTCTGTATTTGAGAAACAAACACAAGTATACCTACACCGGACACGTGCCCATCCTGAAATTTCTGTGTGCTAGGATACCTGCCATAAAACGACGGTGCGACAACACCCGCCTGTCCCCCTTCCTACCCACCCCCCACCCACCTCTCCTGTAAAAGAAATTCCTGGTTACGCCACTGCGCCAAGGTATATACCATATAAGGTACCTGCATTCGACTATTATACTCAACTCAACGTAATGGAGACTTTCCTTAAGTGCCTGAATTTGTCATTTAATTAACTTCGTGCTAGTGCTTATTTTGatgacatttctttttataaaagCACAGATGATTGTTGTGCAAGTGTACGAAGACAAAATAAAGTTGTAATTGTCTTTAGAGCTAAGGAAAGCTGCTTCAGATGACGTTTGTTTATACAGAATATGAATGTTCAATGCACAGTCTTGCTTAAGCATCATTAAGTATGTTCTTAAATGACGAATGGTTTGCTTCATATTAATGAAGCAAGCAATGTTTTTCTGCATTAGATACAAGCTTTCAAGATCACACCCCCAACAAGCAAGCATGGTTGGATTCGAGAGCTGAACGGCAGAAATGTGCAATAGTTTGAAGTAACATTGTACGGTGCTTCTTCAATGAAGTTAATTATGAATCAGTCTCGACGTATGCGTGCTGGCTACGTACTTAGGTGAGCCTTCGAGACCCTGGTAGTACCAGGTAAAATTCGCGGTCTTAGCCTCCTGGTCAAGACTTTCGCGCGttgttttcaggcatttctgGTTGGGATCGTCGATGGTGCTGTAGATGGCGACCGCGTCTTCAAATTGCATTACCACCTGCAAGGACAAAAGGTCCGAAACAGAAAGATAACTTGAGCGCAAAGCGGGAAAATTAAATACCATGCGATACGTACGGCAAAACAGCGCTAACAACAAGATTCAAAGGGTAACTCTAGCAAAACCTGTCTTCTTATTCGCCCTGTTGGCTGTGTTAATGCCCAATTGATCATTCAGTAGGTTGATTATTATTTCAGCGACGCCGCGATATTTCAATTACGCAACTAAAGGATTACCAAGCACTGTTGTCATCTGCTCGGCCCCACTCAGTATGATGTAAAGAGGTTGTATCGGCGTTATTATAATCGCTGTTGTTCCGCATGTGTGTTTTCCACAAAAACTACAAAAGAACACGGATGACCTGCGTTGTGCCTCCGCACTTCAGATGCTCCTTTAGAGAATGTCTCTTACCTGCAGAAAGCTCAGAGATTACGCTTGagaaagtttatatatatatatatatatatatatatatatataactcaaACATAGCACAAAGCTACATAAGAAACACAGGCGTGTTTCTCAGAAGCAAGTTTCGCTGTTGCAGAAACATTTACCCTGATTTGTGTAAGTGGACCCTGACTTTCAGTATAGGCTGGCACCATTGCCTTTACGGGGCAGTCGCACTGCGAAACTCAGCTAGCCACAACGCTAGAAGAACGGCACTGGCCGAATTATTCGACAACTTGAagcccatagagaaagaaaaaaacagaggTTCTCAAATAAAAATTGGAGAGGTTTCCCTGGCGGCGCGACTGGTACGATGACATATGAATTGGTACCCAGAAAGCGCACCATAATGGCACA
The DNA window shown above is from Dermacentor silvarum isolate Dsil-2018 chromosome 1, BIME_Dsil_1.4, whole genome shotgun sequence and carries:
- the LOC119437215 gene encoding uncharacterized protein LOC119437215 codes for the protein MAFLISVLVVFVVASRVQSDANEDGDIIDVLEVVMQFEDAVAIYSTIDDPNQKCLKTTRESLDQEAKTANFTWYYQGLEGSPKTKCFYNLMNGTSPAIFYLSSCDDTQNLEQARELYTDGTTCFVGYFPPVAGDQCILWVTTDSKDSVPVECETKFNEKCQGEKYRLYDQSSCQ